From the genome of Variovorax sp. RA8, one region includes:
- a CDS encoding Cro/CI family transcriptional regulator — MKTKIAIANAGSAAALAKMLSITPGAISQWGEDMPDGRVWQLRVLRPEWFVEAEPVDAGALQERTG, encoded by the coding sequence ATGAAGACCAAGATCGCAATCGCCAACGCAGGAAGCGCCGCAGCGCTGGCCAAGATGCTGAGCATCACACCCGGCGCGATCTCCCAATGGGGGGAGGACATGCCAGACGGCCGCGTCTGGCAACTGCGCGTCTTGCGGCCTGAATGGTTCGTGGAAGCCGAACCGGTCGATGCTGGCGCTCTGCAAGAGCGGACGGGCTGA
- a CDS encoding helix-turn-helix domain-containing protein, with protein MNERIREARDGAKMTNTELARATGRSQGAVTQWLDGTAQSLKGETAALIERATGYRAYWLITGKGPKRVEDVEPQLKWDVLTSLEILGKSIEEVVDPGARASAVSMLTTYINDPSGNLDVLPLIAKRLSGERPSATDKGFWEGRRANMEPINPTAPKPGKHKKDGS; from the coding sequence TTGAATGAACGCATCAGAGAGGCGCGTGATGGCGCCAAGATGACCAACACCGAATTGGCACGCGCGACCGGGCGCAGCCAAGGCGCTGTCACACAGTGGTTAGACGGGACTGCTCAATCCCTCAAGGGCGAAACTGCCGCTCTCATTGAGCGTGCGACTGGCTACCGTGCTTACTGGCTGATCACCGGCAAAGGGCCAAAGCGCGTCGAAGACGTTGAGCCGCAACTCAAATGGGACGTGCTCACTTCCCTCGAGATCCTGGGCAAGTCAATCGAAGAGGTCGTAGACCCCGGTGCTCGAGCCAGCGCGGTTTCGATGCTCACCACCTACATCAACGACCCGAGCGGAAATCTCGACGTGCTGCCGCTTATCGCCAAAAGGCTGTCGGGCGAGCGCCCTAGTGCAACAGATAAGGGTTTCTGGGAGGGAAGACGGGCCAACATGGAGCCAATCAACCCAACGGCACCCAAGCCTGGTAAGCACAAGAAGGACGGATCCTGA